The sequence CGGTCCAGAAGCCGCCGGGGTCCAGCGACACGACGGCTCCGACTCGCCGCCGCCGGGCGAGCTCGAGCGCGAGCCGGGCGCCCATCGAGCTGCCGACTACATCGACACCGTCGAGGTCGTGACCATTGAGGAACCCCTCCAGAGCGTCCGCGAGGGTGCTGATCGTGACCTCGCCGACGAGTGGCGGCGTGTCGCCAAAGCCGGGGAGATCGACGGCGATCACCTCGCGTTCCGCCGACAGTGCCGGAAGCACGGGGTCCCAGCTACGCCACGAGCTCCCGAGACCGTGAATCAGCAGGAGCGGTCGCCCGCTCCCGCGGTGGACGTGGTGAAGGTCAGCCGCCGTCATTTGACGGCGAGTAGGTCAGCGGGGAGGATCTCCGGTGGGGAGGCGAGCAACTCTGCGTTGGCGTTCAGCGCCGCGACGATCTCGCCCTCGGCGTGTGCTTGGCGGTCGTCCTCAGTGCCGAACGTGTCGAAGATCCAGAACGTGGTCGGCGACGTCCGCGCGGCGTACCAGTTGACGGTGCCCTTCTCGGCCTCGGCAAGCGGTAGCGCGCCGGCCAGGAGAGCCGCTAGGTCCTCGGCCTTGTCCGGCTTGGCCTCGATCCGGGCGACGAATGCGTATGGCGTGTTCATGGTGCTTCTCCTCGGTAGCCCTTTGAACCCCTCCTCACCGTACGCAGGGCCAGCTCGCATGACTACCGCAGCCGCGACGGATCTGATACCGATTGCGACATGTTGTTCGCAATCGTCGTCGCAGATGGCGTGTTTGCCTCCGGTTTCACACTGCTTCACGACACGCTCAGCGTCGCCGAGGTCCTCCGCCGCACGCATGATCCCGCTGTACCGGAGATTCGCGTTGCGATCGCCGGCGAGCAGCCGATCGTCCGAACCGGGTCCGGGCTGGCAATTCTGACAACGGCCCGCCTCGACGACCTCGCCGGCGCTGATGTCGTCGTGGTCCCCGCACTAGGAGCGCTCGACGAACCCGGCGTGCTCGATGCGCTCGACGCGCCGGCCACTATCCGCATGGTGACTGCGTTGGCCGATCTCGGCAGTGGCGGGCTGGTTGCCGGGGCGTGCACCGGGACGTTCGTCCTGGCCGAGGCGGGCCTGTTGCGCGGGCGTCGCGCGACGACTTCGTGGTGGCTGAATTCTGTCTTCGTCCGCCGCTACCCGGACACCGAGCTCGACGCGGACCGCATGGTCGTAAAGGACAAGGACGTGCTGACCGCCGGTGCCGCATTCGCTCACATCGACCTCGCCCTGACGCTCGTGCGCAGCGTGTCCGTCGAGCTCGCCGACCGCGTCGCGCGTCATCTCCTGATCGACGAACGCGCGACCCAGAGCATGTACGTCCCGCTCGACCACGTCGGTCGCGACGATCAGCTCGTGCGCCTGTTCGAGCAGCACGTCCGCGCCAATCTCGCTGCCCCACTCCCAATCACAACCGTCGCCCGCGAGCTCGCCACCACTCCCCGGACCCTCGAGCGGCGCGTCCGAGCGGCGGCGAACATGACCCCGCTGGAGCTGATCCAACGAATCCGCGCCGAGCGCGCCGAGCACCTGCTCGCCACGACCGAACAGTCGATCGATCAAATCGCGCTGGACATCGGTTACCGCAACGGCTCGACCCTCCGCGCCCTGCTGCGGAAGTACCGCCGCAAGCCGTAGCGCCCTTAGTAAGAATGAGGCCGGGCGCGATCGGTCGGCGCTGGATCCCAGCAACCGAACCCGCGGCACACGCGGCAACAGCCGAGCAGGACGACCCGGACGGCGCTGGCTAGTCGAAACTGAACCAGATCGCGTTGCGGCCGCGGGCCACCAGTCGGTGGTTTGAACGGCTCAGATCGGATCCGATGGTCCCATCGTCCCCGCCATCCGGCCGATGGACGAGGACCCGAGGGCCGACTCGTCTGAGTCGAGGTCCATCGCGGTCTTCCGTCCCAGCGCCACATCAAGCTCCCCTACGCGCCAACCTTCGTCAGCCGGCGGCATGGATCGGGGAAGGCGCCGCAGCGCGTGACCCCGACGGCTGGCGGTCGCGACGCTTCAGGTAGCCGACGACATGAACCGGCCGAGAGCCTCAGACTCGGCTAGTCCGGCGTCAACGAACGAGCGACAAAGAGTCGTTTCTCGACGATTGCGTCCTTCTTCGGCATCGAGCGTGCGTGGCGCGGGCACAACGACACCGTGGTCACCGACGAGTTGCTGCGGCGCGCGATTTTCGACCCTGCGGTCCGTAAGCGCCGCCTGTCCGGTCGCCAGGCCGGGCTCCTGGTCGATGTCGAGGATCTGCACCGGGCGCTCGCGGAGCTGACGTCACCGCGGAGCCCCAGTGCCGAAGCGATCGAGGCAGCTATCCGCCGCCACGGCGGCCACCGAGTCGATCGGCTCCTCGGCCAGGCAGTGCGATGGGCACTGAGACGCTTGGCCAGGGGGCGTTGGCCGGGGCCAGCGCGCCACCAGTACTGGCTCGACATGTACTCGTGGCAGAGACTGCGTCAGCAGCGGCGCTGATTGCCCATCGGCCACCCCATGCGCTACCTCGAAAAATAGTCCTTCTCGACGATTCCGTGCCTTTCGGCCCGCTTCACTCCTGGGGCGCTTCGCCATTGGTGCCTTCAGGCATAACGGGCGCGTGGCGCTGGACGCCTGCCGCGGCCGACCGCTCGGGTCACTCGGCGTTGTCTCGGTGATGCTGACTCGCCCGGAGTAGCTCTCCCCACTGCACCAGGGCAACTGCGACGGCGGCCGTCAGGAGACGGTAGAGCAGGACCCTGCGCCAGGACTGTCTCACCCACCACTGATCCAGACGCCGGGTGCCGGGCAGAGCACCAAGCAGCGTGGCGACGGCGAACTCCAACGCATAGTCGCGGACGGCCGGACCGGGACGACGCTTAGCTTCATCACTGCTCGACGCTGGCTGACGGCGCGTTCCCATCGCTCCGGATTGTGCCCGGTTTCGACGAGGACACTCATTCGGTCCGGCTACGCCAGGCCGGCAGGGGTTACGGTCGCTCTCTTTAGTGGTACTGAGACCTCGGTGCCTCGGTCGTCAGCAGTAGCCCTCGTTGCGCTCGTCGCGTTCGGCGTATCCGTTCTGGGGGGTGGTGCCGTTGGCGCTGTCGCGCTGGCGCTTGGCGGCGTTGCCCTTCTCGTTGCCAGCTGGCTGAGTCGACGGGAGCCGCACGGCCAGTCCACGCGAGGTCCTGGGTCGTATCCGTATTGGATGTGGAGCTGGGGGTCGTTGGCCCTCGGGGTGCTCTGGATTGGCTTTGCGATGGTCGAGCTTTTCTAGCTTGATGTGGCGCTTACGACGTTCCGCTACAGGCGGGATCTGCTCCACTTCAGCGGCTGCGCATGTGCAGCCAGTAGTAGGCAGCCGCGGCAAATAGGTTGAAGCTCCACAGCCAGTTGCGCCAGGAGACTCGCTGCGCATCAGTCCAGTCGCTGCGTGTCGCGATGTCTTGCAGCGTCCCGTGGACGACACCGAGCGCGATCAGCACGACCGCGACGTGGCACACGGCGAACCACGAGGGCTCGTCGATCAGAGAACTCAGAACCAGCATCGTGGCGGCGTACGCGAACACGCCCATGCACGCGGCGCACAGCGCGTCTCGGCGGCGCAACTTTCTGCGCTGGGTCATGCGACGGGTTCGCGGTCGAGAGAAGGCATCGCGCTCAGGCGCATCAGTGGCGAGATGCCCCCCGGAGCTGCTGCGCTACACCACCCTCCCAGCGTTCGGGGGAGATTGGCGGTTACCGTCGTCGCATCATGCCCGCTCGCGGCAATCGTGTCGACGTTTGGAGCGTCGCGGGATGTGGCACACAGCGAGCGTGATCTCGCGCGCGACCACGCACCCGATCGTCGGGCCGTTCGGCTCGGCGCTCATCCTGCCCGCGGGTGCCTTCGCGCCTCGCACCGACTCTCGGAGCCTTGCGTTGCTCGTCGTTGCGGGTGCGATCACGTTGTGGGTCGCGTTCTGCTGGGCCGCCAACCGTGACAACGCTTGGGACCGTCTCCAGGTTTTTCACGACCTGCACCCGCTGATCGCCGGACTGCTCTACGGCTTCGCCGTACCTCGCGAGAACGGCAAGCGGCCAAGCAAAGAACGGATCCCGTCCGCGATCGCGATCGCCATCTGGGGGCTGCTTCTCACGGTCGTCGGAATCGTCGGGCTCACTCGATTTTGACCGCTACGGGAGTTCGGAGGTGACCGTCTGAGACGGTCTCAGTCGACGAGCAAGTGCCCCGTCCCAAACCACGCCACCGTGGCGAGGGCCGAGGTCAGCAGCCACCAGGCACCGACGTGGTTCTTCAGGATCACGGCCAGGGCGATCAGGGCGGAGCCCAGAGCCGCCAGCGAGATCGTCAGTAGGAGCAAGAAGCCCGTGGTGCTCGACACGATGCCGTCACCGCGCATGAGCAGAGTGCCGAAGACGCCGTAGGCGCCGAACAGGCTCGCCGCAACGGCGAACACGACCAGGAAGGCCTTCGCCTCGACGTTGACGATCCGCTTGTTCATGTCCCGCTGATGCCCGGGGGACGCGCTGGCGAAGCCGACGAACCTCTCGTCACAAGGGTGTTTCGACGAGATGGTGCCTCCAACCGAGCCGCTCAATGGCCGGATAGGTGGCGGGTGCTGCCGGCAAGACCGAGAGTGTGGCGTAAGTGGCGGCGGCTCCTTATTGGTCTGATCGCCGTTGCCGCCGCCGTCGGGCTGCGTACTCAGTCGTTCCCGTCCGCGGCGCGCAGACGACTAGCTAACGAGGCGCACCACGCGCTTCTGCTGGACGCAAAGAGCGTCTCCTGGCGCCCAACGGAGGTACTGATCCTCAGCCGGCACCCGCGACGGCGGACTGCTCCATCCACGGCAGCGGTGGTCTTCGACGGTCGGTGAGGGCGCCGCAAGACCGACGAAGAACGCGATGAGTTTCAGAGAGCACGACGCTGAGGTCCTGCAGGTGCCTCTGTGCGTCGAGCGTGGAACGTTTCAGAACTCGTACGGTTCGGCTTTCTCCAGAAGTCGAATCCACGGCTCGGCACGCTCGGGCGGGTTCGCCGCTCGGAGGGACTCGACCTTCTCGGCGTAGCCCTCATCGTGTTCAGCGATGAACGTCACGAAGTCGTCGGTGGGCGTGAAGATCCCGGTCCAGTCGTAGCGAGCCAGGATGGCAGCGACCGCGTTCAGCAGCGTCCGGTTTGGCAACTCGATCGAGTTGAGCGCGGCGTTGCTCATCCAGAGTGCTTCAGTGGCTTGGTCGACGCCGCTGTCGATTTCCCCGATCGGCCACTCGCGCCCGTATGGGTAGAAGACCGAATTGTGATCGCGGGAGCGGTTGAGCGAAACGGAGTCGAGCACGCCTCCTCCGTCCTGCACGTACCCGAGCGTGAGCGAGACGACCCCGTCGACGGGCTCCTCGATCACGCGTTTGATGTCCTCAACGACCTTCGCGGCGATCTCCGTTGCACCGCGCGCAAGCGCGTCAGGCCAAGGCTCGTCCAGCCGTGTCCAGACGCCTTCGATGGCTCGCAGCCCGCGGTCGTCATAGCTGATCTCTAGCCGGCCGCCGGTGTCGTAGCGCGCGCTGCCGATCGCTGTGTCCCAGAGCGTGGGAGCCTCGTCGATGGCGACAAGTCGTTCGCCGTCGTAGTGGTAGCGCTCTTCTTCGCCGTTGGTGTACACGGAACGCACCGGACGGCCGTCGACGATGAACGTAGTGACGATGCCCTCGACCACAACTCGGTCGGCCTCGTAGGTGGTTCGTTCCTCGTAGCCTCCGTCCTGGCGATAGACCAGGCCGCGGCCATGCTCGTCGATCAAGCCCTGATACGGGCCGTCGCCGATCAGCGGGCACGCCCACAGGCGCTCGTGAATGAGGGGTTCCGGCCGATGTCCCAGCCACGAGGTGCCGATGGGTACCCACTCACTCATGAGCCGCCGAGCGTAGTGCCTCGCGCATGCGCCTGATCCGTCGGGCACTGCGGTGGGACGGGACACCGCCTCGACACGCTCGGCTGGAAGGTGCAGCCGGCTCAGTCGTCCATCCAGGACGTCCAAGGAGATTCGCCGCGGGGCTCGGTGCCGTCCTCGTCGGGCAGCCCTGCCTGGATCTGATCCCAGACTTGTTCGAGCTCGTCGCCAGGTCCGCGCAGCGAGAGTCGCGTCACGCGCCGCAGTCCCAATACGCGCCCACGCTCGACGAGCGCAAGCACCTCGACTTGGGGATACTGCGCGACGACCCTTTGAACGAGCGTCGAGACGTCAAAGCCCGAACGGGTCCGGACATGGTGCTCGACCGTCGGCATGGGCAACGGCGGCGCTTCGATTGGACGCTCATCAGACGTCATGCGCGCGAGCGTAACCGCTATGTGCGCCGGCGCGGCTACGCGGTGCGGACGCTCGCGCCTTCGAGCAGCCGTGAAGTACGCCTTTGGACGATCTCGCAATACGTGATGTTGGACGGGTGAGACCGCTTATGCCCAGCACCAAGCGCGAGCTTATGAGCCACCGGATCAAAGTACCCGGGATCGCGCTTACCGTGGCGCTGTTGGCTCCGTGGTTTGAAGCCACAAGTGACGGCGACGACTCTTGGGTTGCCGGCTGGGACACCGATCCGTGGTTCACGATCCCGATGTTCTTTGCCGGCATGGCGGTGGTCTTTGGGGGAATCGCGTTGAACAGGCTCTTGGTCGTGTTGGGCGCGATCGCTGGCGTCGGTTTGACGGTCTGGATGCTGCCGCGCGGCGAGGAGTTCAGCGGGTACGCGCTGGGCCCGGGCGGATTCATCGCGGTCGCCGCGGGGGTTGCGGCGATCGGTTCGGCGCTGTGGCGACGGCCGACTGACGCGCCAGCACAAGATCGCCACTCAAGCCCTCGACGCCTTGATCGACCCGGGGCGACCGAAGACGCCCGCAACTGACGACTCATGACCCGCTCCCGGGCCGCCACGCCCGCCCGACCAAAGCTGCGTCCGATGCAACACGCAGAAGCAGGTCTCTTGACGGGATGAGCCGCTAGAACCGCGGACGTGGTCGCTCGACCGTGTCCCGGCGCCCGGAACTTGCGGCTGCCGTTTGACGCTCGGGCTATCCGAGTTCGAAGGACTCGAGGGTGCGCCCGACGTCGAGCGTTTCGTTGCCTCGTGCGTTGACCTGAAGGTACACCGAGAAACGCATGTTCTCCGAGAGGGCATAGACGTGGCTGACTAGGCCGCCGTCGCGATAGGCATAGCTCGTACTTGCTCCGGGCACGTCGATCTCTAGAGGTGCCACTGGGTTCGGCGAGTCCTTGGCGGCACCGATCTGCGCTTCGTAGCCACTGCGGCCGCCACGGCTATACGAGAGTTGCACGAAGAGCTCCTGCTGGTCCGGGGCTAACGACCGTGGCCGCATCACAACGCTCTGATCCCAACCCAGGCCGTCGAGGGGCTCTTGAACCCACTCGCCCGGGTATTGAACGCGGGCCGGTCCGAGTTCTCCAGTGGCGAAATCGTCGCCGCAAGACATCATCGCCAACGCGACGAGCGCGGCTGGCAGGCAGCGGAGGCGCACGACGAAAGCGTATGCCCGCGGGCGGCGCTAGGCGCCAGCGACTCGGGCTTGAGGCTAGGGCTGCCCAGACTTCACGGGTACCACTGCGAGACGGACCGCCGAGACGCACCGGCAGTGGCACTGTTCGACGATCTCGTATCACTGGACCGCCCGCGACGACGGTGACTTCCTGCCGGCGGGGCTACTGAGGGAGCTCCCACGCTCCGAGGAGCGCCGCAAGACCCATAAAGAGCGCGATAAGCCCGGAGAACACGGCGAACCCGTAGCGGAGCATCCGGTCTTCCAAGCTTTCGCCGGTTCCCCGCCGCATCCAGATCGAGATGACCTCACGGACGTTTCCCTGCTTCGGCAGCATCCGCTCCACACGCTCCGCCTCCGCCCGGTCGAATGCTGCGAAGAAGTCAGCGACCCGGCGGCAGTTGGCGATGAGCAGCAGCCCGAACACGATGCCGCGGATGCCCATCCACTGGTACTCGGTCAAGGCAATCGCCGTGCTCACGGTGGCCTATTACCACGCGGGCGGCGTCGCGACACCATCTCCGAAGCCGCGCCGCAGTCGAGACCAGAAGTAGCGTTCGTCGACGATTCCACTACTCGTCGAGCGCCGGGCCGCGCCGTCGGCTTGTATGGACGCACATACAGGCGCCGTATCGCGTACGTTCCAGGTTCCTCGCTGCGTCAAGGAGAACCATGCGGAACCCCCAGAACACCACGGAGAGCATCCGGCAGAACATCGCGGCTCGGAAAGCGCGCGAGGCCGCTCAACAGCAGGCCGCTCAGGTGCTTCCAATCGTCGGTTCCGTAGACGGCTGGATCCGGGCGGCGGAGTTGTCGCCGTCGACTCTGGTCGTGTCGAGAGCCGGGATGCTCCATCGGGCGGGTTGCCCGCACCTGACGACCGACACCCAGGGCGGCATCAGCATGGTTCGGCTTGCGACCTCGGACGAGTTCGAGCCCAAGTGCGGCAATAGATACTGCTGGGGCTAGCCTTTCGTACCGCGGCGGGAATCCGAGATCCGCTTTGTAGATCTGGCCTCAAGTTCGCCGCGCCCTGCCGCGGAGCGCCCGTGTCGTTTCGAGGCTGAGGCGAAAGCAGTGCTTTTCGACGAACTCGCTATCCGCCCGGGTCAGGAACGGGCAGGTCGCGGCGTCGCGCCGGCGGTACAAGACAGACGGAGCTGACCCGTGGGCTATCGATCGGGTTTTGAGCATGGCAAGCTGCACGGCCGTGGCCAGCAGACGGCGTTCCGAGTACGCGGGATTTCACATCTTCACGCACGCGAGTAGGCAGGGAGCGATCGAGGTTCAGGTACCCGGAGATGTCCGCGACCGGGACGCGCGCCGATTCGGGCTTGGCGCTGAGCCGGAACTTCAGCCGTGGCCCTTCGTTCAG comes from Solirubrobacter pauli and encodes:
- a CDS encoding GlxA family transcriptional regulator, whose amino-acid sequence is MLFAIVVADGVFASGFTLLHDTLSVAEVLRRTHDPAVPEIRVAIAGEQPIVRTGSGLAILTTARLDDLAGADVVVVPALGALDEPGVLDALDAPATIRMVTALADLGSGGLVAGACTGTFVLAEAGLLRGRRATTSWWLNSVFVRRYPDTELDADRMVVKDKDVLTAGAAFAHIDLALTLVRSVSVELADRVARHLLIDERATQSMYVPLDHVGRDDQLVRLFEQHVRANLAAPLPITTVARELATTPRTLERRVRAAANMTPLELIQRIRAERAEHLLATTEQSIDQIALDIGYRNGSTLRALLRKYRRKP
- a CDS encoding putative quinol monooxygenase, producing the protein MNTPYAFVARIEAKPDKAEDLAALLAGALPLAEAEKGTVNWYAARTSPTTFWIFDTFGTEDDRQAHAEGEIVAALNANAELLASPPEILPADLLAVK